One segment of Calditerrivibrio sp. DNA contains the following:
- a CDS encoding indole-3-glycerol-phosphate synthase, with amino-acid sequence MNRKLVEIVDYKREFIKGLKPVFLKRDKPVLDPVKFLSYRPIIAEFKKRSPSAGVIKEINDIIKQVKEYERLGAGMVSVLTDEKYFGGSFADLKKASDTLVIPTLCKDFIISEVQLDYAYVNGADAVLLIAAILSDGELERLCRYARGLSLHILLEVHTLEEYYRVRGLNVDLLGVNSRDLDTFVIDKKGAGEVISQVEHPFVIAESGIDDESDIAFFRKAGAKGFLVGTALMRADNLEEHFKRLMSGVKDVC; translated from the coding sequence ATGAATAGAAAGCTTGTTGAAATAGTGGACTACAAAAGGGAGTTTATAAAAGGTTTAAAACCTGTTTTCTTAAAAAGGGATAAACCTGTTTTAGACCCCGTTAAGTTTTTGTCTTATAGACCGATTATTGCTGAGTTTAAAAAGAGATCGCCATCGGCTGGGGTGATTAAAGAGATAAATGATATTATAAAACAGGTAAAAGAGTATGAGAGGCTTGGTGCTGGCATGGTGAGTGTGCTCACGGATGAAAAGTATTTTGGTGGATCATTTGCCGATTTAAAAAAAGCATCGGATACTCTTGTTATACCTACGCTTTGTAAGGATTTTATCATTTCTGAGGTTCAGTTGGACTATGCTTATGTAAATGGTGCAGATGCTGTATTACTTATTGCCGCTATATTATCAGATGGGGAGCTTGAAAGGCTTTGCCGTTATGCGAGGGGTCTGTCATTGCATATCCTTTTAGAGGTTCACACTTTGGAAGAATATTATAGAGTAAGAGGTTTGAATGTGGATCTGCTTGGAGTAAATAGTCGTGATTTAGATACCTTTGTCATCGATAAAAAAGGAGCAGGTGAAGTTATTTCACAGGTGGAACACCCTTTTGTCATTGCAGAAAGTGGTATAGATGATGAATCTGATATAGCTTTCTTTAGGAAGGCGGGAGCAAAAGGGTTTTTGGTGGGTACGGCGCTTATGCGAGCAGATAATCTTGAGGAGCATTTTAAAAGACTCATGAGTGGGGTAAAAGATGTTTGTTAA